The proteins below come from a single Micromonospora citrea genomic window:
- the hutI gene encoding imidazolonepropionase: MSSLLVDDIGELVTNDLGGEGGPLGIRRDVALLVEDGRVAWVGPARDAPAADRRLDARGAAVLPGFVDSHAHLVFAGDRAAEFAARMAGQPYTGGGIRTTVGATRAANDDELRATVRRLRDEALRQGTTTIEIKSGYGLTVADEARSLRIAAEVSEETTFLGAHVVPAEYADRPDDYVGLVCGPMLAAAAPHARWVDVFCERGAFDADHTRAILTCGQAAGLGVRVHANQLGPGPGVRLGVELGAASVDHCTHLTDADVDALASTRVGDTSDGGGHTATVATLLPGAEFSTRSPYPDARRLLDAGVTVALATDCNPGSSYTSSMPFCVALAVREMRMTPAEAVWAATAGGARALRRDDVGVLRPGARADLVILDAPSHLHLAYRPGVPLIRQVLRNGVPQ; this comes from the coding sequence ATGAGCAGCCTGCTGGTCGACGACATCGGCGAGCTGGTGACCAACGACCTCGGGGGCGAGGGCGGCCCGCTGGGCATCCGGCGCGACGTCGCCCTGCTGGTCGAGGACGGGCGGGTGGCCTGGGTCGGACCGGCCCGCGACGCGCCAGCCGCCGACCGGCGCCTGGACGCGCGGGGCGCCGCCGTGCTGCCCGGCTTCGTCGACAGCCACGCCCACCTGGTCTTCGCCGGGGACCGGGCCGCCGAGTTCGCCGCCCGGATGGCCGGGCAGCCGTACACCGGCGGCGGCATCCGGACCACGGTCGGCGCCACCCGGGCCGCCAACGACGACGAGCTGCGGGCCACCGTGCGCCGGCTGCGCGACGAGGCGCTGCGGCAGGGCACCACCACGATCGAGATCAAGAGCGGGTACGGCCTCACCGTCGCCGACGAGGCCCGCTCGCTGCGGATCGCCGCCGAGGTCAGCGAGGAGACCACCTTCCTCGGCGCCCACGTGGTCCCCGCCGAGTACGCCGACCGCCCCGACGACTACGTGGGTCTGGTGTGCGGGCCGATGCTGGCCGCCGCCGCGCCGCACGCGCGCTGGGTCGACGTCTTCTGCGAGCGGGGCGCCTTCGACGCCGACCATACCCGGGCGATCCTGACCTGCGGGCAGGCCGCCGGGCTGGGCGTGCGGGTGCACGCCAACCAGCTCGGCCCCGGCCCGGGCGTCCGGCTCGGCGTGGAACTGGGCGCGGCGAGCGTCGACCACTGCACCCATCTGACCGACGCCGACGTCGACGCGCTGGCCTCGACCCGGGTCGGCGACACGTCCGACGGGGGCGGGCACACCGCCACCGTGGCGACCCTGCTGCCCGGCGCCGAGTTCTCGACCCGCTCGCCCTACCCGGACGCCCGCCGGCTGCTCGACGCCGGGGTCACCGTGGCACTGGCGACCGACTGCAACCCCGGCTCGTCGTACACCTCGTCGATGCCGTTCTGCGTGGCGCTCGCCGTACGCGAGATGCGGATGACCCCGGCGGAGGCCGTCTGGGCGGCGACCGCCGGCGGCGCGCGGGCGCTGCGCCGCGACGACGTCGGGGTGCTCCGGCCCGGGGCCCGGGCCGACCTCGTGATCCTCGACGCCCCGTCCCACCTGCACCTGGCCTACCGGCCGGGTGTGCCACTGATCCGCCAGGTCCTGCGCAACGGAGTCCCCCAATGA